A single Cannabis sativa cultivar Pink pepper isolate KNU-18-1 chromosome 7, ASM2916894v1, whole genome shotgun sequence DNA region contains:
- the LOC115696477 gene encoding uncharacterized protein LOC115696477: protein MNTLPDNHSIQLTEEEALIHDFDHVSIHPKPQAHSFCLVVKILNPKTIKADWIHKAMKDAWIVRCPFSIFEYHSGMFLVRFGCEGDCRRVMEGQPWYFDHSLMIFAIPDDFDTILPNQLRFIPLWVQVHLIPFGSHSYSFAQFVADTIGDLIEVHLASLYDAITPFMCVRVLLDTTKPLHRGMNVHFRKLSITKWLKLLYEGIQNYCYHCGKLDHTFNKCKKFLHHCDNNPFPPALATKIPFEPQPSQFTKKAFLSSPLPFLLRNNQLYQML from the coding sequence ATGAATACCTTGCCTGATAATCATTCCATCCAACTCACGGAAGAAGAAGCTCTTATCCATGACTTTGATCATGTGTCCATCCATCCCAAACCACAAGCCCACTCTTTCTGTTTGGTTGTCAAGATACTCAACCCCAAAACTATCAAAGCTGACTGGATCCACAAAGCCATGAAAGATGCCTGGATTGTCCGCTGCCCTTTCTCTATATTTGAGTACCACTCTGGTATGTTCCTGGTTCGATTTGGTTGTGAGGGTGACTGCAGAAGGGTGATGGAGGGCCAGCCCTGGTATTTTGATCACTCTCTCATGATTTTCGCCATCCCAGATGATTTTGATACCATACTCCCCAATCAGCTTCGTTTCATTCCTCTATGGGTCCAAGTCCATCTTATTCCTTTTGGTTCTCATTCTTATAGCTTTGCCCAATTTGTTGCTGATACCATCGGTGATCTTATTGAGGTGCACCTTGCTTCTCTCTATGATGCTATTACCCCATTTATGTGTGTTCGTGTTTTGCTTGACACAACCAAACCTCTTCATCGTGGCATGAATGTCCACTTCCGAAAGCTATCTATTACCAAATGGCTTAAACTTCTTTATGAAGGAATCCAGAACTATTGTTACCACTGTGGTAAGCTCGATCACACTTTCAACAAGTGTAAGAAATTTCTTCACCACTGTGATAATAATCCTTTTCCCCCAGCCTTAGCTACAAAGATTCCCTTCGAGCCCCAACCAAGTCAGTTTACAAAAAAAGCATTTTTGAGTTCTCCACTTCCATTCCTTTTGAGGAACAACCAACTCTATCAAATGCTGTGA